The genomic DNA aaaaatcaataacagatttcttcaaaaaacagaaaaagaacgaaGATACAACCACCCAAAACGGCGCACCAGACGATGCAGCAATAAAGCAACCTCGcctattgaaaaactgtATTTTAAAACCTTACCAACTAGAAGGTCTTAACTGGCTGATCACTCTTTATGAAAATGGCCTGAACGGAATTCTTGCCGATGAAATGGGTCTTGGTAAGACTGTTCAAAGTATTGCTCTTTTGGCGTTCATATATGAAATGGACACAAAGGGTCCTTTTCTAGTGACTGCACCATTAAGCACCCTAGATAATTGGATGAACGAATTTGCAAAATTCGCTCCTGATCTACCAGTTCTAAAATATTATGGGACCAATGGTTATAAGGAACGTTCTGccaagttgaaaaatttctttaaacAACACGGCGGCACGGGGATCGTCATCACATCATatgaaattattttaaGAGATACCGACTTAATCATGAGTCaaaattggaaatttttaattGTTGATGAAGGCCACCGtctgaaaaatataaactgTAGATTGATTAAAgagttaaaaaaaatcaatactTCCAATAGACTGCTACTAACAGGGACGCCTTTACAAAATAACCTAGCTGAATTATGGTcacttttgaatttcataATGCCCGATATCTTTGCCGATTTCGAGATATTCAATAAATGGTTTGACTTCGACAGCTTAAATTTAGGCTCCGGTTCCAACTCTGAAGCATTGAATAAGTTAATCAACGATGAACtacagaaaaatttgatttccAATTTACACACAATTCTGAAACCATTCCTTTTGAgaagattgaaaaaagttgttTTGGCTAATATTCTGCCGCCAAAGAGAGAATATATCATAAATTGTCCGATGACGTCTGCACAGGAAAAATTCTATAAGGCTGGATTGAATggaaagttgaaaaaaaccaTGTTCAAAGAATTAATCAAGGATTTTTTCACATTGAACGATGAATACATCGGCCACGTTTCTAATCGGTCCATACGAGATTTCATCAATTATAAACTATCTGGTAATGAAACTTCAAATACAGACAATAAAATCAATCCAACCTTGTTGCAAATGGACAAACTATATAAGAAGAACCTGCAAAtggaaatttcaaataagaaattgCAAAATATGATGATGCAATTGAGACAAATCATTGACTCaacttttttgttttatttccCATATTTACACCCAGAAGACTTGACTTTGGAAACTCTTTTAAAGACGTCTGGGAAATTACAAATCTTACAAAAATTAATCCCCCCATTAATATCTGAGGGGCACAAAGTGCTTATTTATTCTCAGTTTGTTAACATGCTCGATTTGATCGAAGATTGGTGTGATTTAAATTCGTTCGCGACATTTCGAATTGATGGTTCAGTAAACAATGAAACAAGAAAGGATCAACTCGAGAAGTTTAATAGCTCGAAAGATAAGCATAACATTTTCCTATTGTCCACAAGGGCGGCAGGACTGGGTATTAATCTAGTCGGGGCAGATACAGTTGTCTTGTTTGATAGTGATTGGAATCCACAGGTGGATTTACAAGCCATGGACAGGTGTCACCGTATTGGCCAAGAATCACCGGTTATAGTATATAGGTTGTGTTGTGATAACACCATTGAACATGTTATATTGACCAGAGCGGCCAATAAGCgaaatttggaaagaatgGTTATCCAGATGGGAAAATTCAATAacctgaaaaaattggcGTTAAATGAAggttcttttttgaaggCAAACAAAGCGGGTGTTAATGTCACTAATAAGGACTTAGTCCAGGAGTTATCTATGCTTTTAATGAGCGATGAATCCAATATAGGCTTTGAAAATGGGGgacagaaagaaaataaggcTACTGAGGGCCAACTGACTGATAAGGAGGTTGAAGAATTGACCAACAGATCTCTTGAAGCGTACAAGGCCAACAGAGTCGTAGATCTGCCGCACGTCAAGCTATTTGAAACAACCTCCGGTCTTTAACTTGGTTATCATacaatattgtttttattaaatgtttgtatatatgtacatataCATACCTATATATTGATCAATGTTCTTGCCGTACAAATTCTTCCTCTAGTTGTTCCTTTAGTTCACggtttttgaataaagtATCCGCAGTATTCATTCGTTGCAGAAAGGTATCttgaatattattttttgtgTTCTGGAAATCAGCTTTTAGTTTAGTAATCCATTCCAGTATCAAAGTCATATCCAGATCATGTTTTACCAGACGGTTCCTCTCAGAAataactttctttttcaattccaTGAAACGGAGCCAGTTGGAATGATTCTCTTCTATATAGGCAGGATCGTATTGATCTTCCAAATGGAGACCTCTGACGTCCATATATGCCATTCTTTGCGACCATTGACTTATCATTACATCGCCCCACTCTTCGTACACTTCGACGTTTTCAAGACGAATCGATTCTGCCAGTTTAGCCATTTCggtaagaaaagaatctAATGAATGAAACAgtgatttttcaaagtctAACAAATGTATTTTATAATTCTTCAGTATCGATGTGATAGATGATTTGGTAATGTAAGCTTCCAGTTCAACTTGACCCGATTCATCAAAatactttattttattttgcaCAGGATCGAATTTAGAGGTACAATTAAtatctttgatttttgaaTCTAGAAACACTAATTGCTCATTAACGGTAGTGTTAAGGTCATCAAGATTCCTAGTGATTTCTATAGATTTATTTTGCACCTCGGCCTCGAACACAGACTGTATCTCTGAATCCAAAAGTGCCATCGCACTGTGTATTTTCGAATCTATAGCCTTAATCCATGCTTCatattccatttttaatgATTCTGCCTCGTAAGTTTCCAATTCTGCATGGCTATTGGAACCAATGATAATCTTTGACAAATCCTGCAAAATAGCAGCAGTGACGAGTTGTGAGTTCCCGTGGCCATCCTGTACTCCATCGAACTCgtattctttattttcatcctCAATTCCGACatcatcctcatcctcatcttcatcctcatcctcattttcattctcaTCATCCTCATAATCCTCTGTTTCCGAGTCTGTCTCAAAAATGGGTTTGGTGAGCGTGCCATCAGCGCTAAAGGAGCCGTATTTCATCCAATCCGTAGAGGAGTTAAATGGATTCTCTAGTACATTCTTCACATTGTCTGTATATGGCTTTAAATAGTACCAGGCAATCCTTAGATGATTTAATAAAGGTCCCAACTTGGAATGTAGCGAACAGCAGAGCTCATTTAGCCttagaaaagagaaaatattgTACCAAAAGCGGTAAAAATATCCCATAATTCTCTTCAAGGATGAGTTGGGGTATCTTTCAATCAGTGGTTTTATCGATTGTGAGTACTTTCCAACTAAATAGTCAGAAACCGCTGAACCTTCAACCAATTTAGAATCGAATAGTGAGCCAACTGAAAATTCAGTATGCCGGCAAATGGGCTGTAAATCTGTGGCAAAGCTTCCCAGACCATTTTGCTGACAGACCAGATACCTTGCAATAAACACGCAAGCCAGCAAAGCAGTCGTTACTTTGAAAACGGCCTTCATGATTTTTAGTAAAGAACTAACCACCTTTTTCTTAGTTAAGAAAAGGTCAATCAGTAACAGAAATATGATAGTAGCAACACCCAAAAAAATGCTATCTTCCAATAGTCAAAAAGGAAGCCTCGATGCCATACAAGTCTCTTCTAAAGTACTATTATGTAATTCCTGTTAAATGATACCTGTATTGTGGCTTAAAAGGGCCGAAATGACAACAAAATGAGTAGGGttaatttaatttttaaagaGGGCATTTAtctaaaaaatgaaagacAACTATAGGGCTGGTAATTATAGAATAGGTCTTAGTAGGGTTATCCCTTCCtctagaaaaaaagaaagaaaaataattttaagTGGCCAATTAGAACCAAAACCAACAGTATCGTGGTATCATACGCTCCAAAGCAACTAGAAGAAAGGCCTTATTTGACCATTGGATtcagtattttttctccaagTAGCGGTTAAAAGACTGAGAGACTAAAGCTAGATAGTGGGTTTGAGTGACTATCCCCTTTTTTCctcctctttttttattattttgattttatttcattttgattttatttcaacACGATTAAGACACAAGCGTTACTTCCCTAGACTATAGTCTCTGCCGTTCCCATTCTATTGATTTTTGGAGCAGCAGtttttacaaaagaaaagaaaaaaaagacgaaaACAACAAGCCAGAGTAAAGATGTCGTTTTGGCCATT from Saccharomyces cerevisiae S288C chromosome VI, complete sequence includes the following:
- the IRC5 gene encoding putative ATPase (Putative ATPase containing the DEAD/H helicase-related sequence motif; null mutant displays increased levels of spontaneous Rad52p foci; SWAT-GFP and mCherry fusion proteins localize to the nucleus); amino-acid sequence: MSRCSNAALMTVVEDAVGARVAARTRNMSNGVNYREKEVNDLTADISDSDSDLDSEDNKHGKGDNDTAPIWLQDDVHSDEDIQLDSEDDSDTEAVQAQVVDKLAKDTKSEQKSLDDELSEMDTKTVSLKLKKLNEFVRQSQVYSSIIADTLLHRSNEVANANTKDNSNSDDEEHSSKKRKTKKKSITDFFKKQKKNEDTTTQNGAPDDAAIKQPRLLKNCILKPYQLEGLNWLITLYENGLNGILADEMGLGKTVQSIALLAFIYEMDTKGPFLVTAPLSTLDNWMNEFAKFAPDLPVLKYYGTNGYKERSAKLKNFFKQHGGTGIVITSYEIILRDTDLIMSQNWKFLIVDEGHRLKNINCRLIKELKKINTSNRLLLTGTPLQNNLAELWSLLNFIMPDIFADFEIFNKWFDFDSLNLGSGSNSEALNKLINDELQKNLISNLHTILKPFLLRRLKKVVLANILPPKREYIINCPMTSAQEKFYKAGLNGKLKKTMFKELIKDFFTLNDEYIGHVSNRSIRDFINYKLSGNETSNTDNKINPTLLQMDKLYKKNLQMEISNKKLQNMMMQLRQIIDSTFLFYFPYLHPEDLTLETLLKTSGKLQILQKLIPPLISEGHKVLIYSQFVNMLDLIEDWCDLNSFATFRIDGSVNNETRKDQLEKFNSSKDKHNIFLLSTRAAGLGINLVGADTVVLFDSDWNPQVDLQAMDRCHRIGQESPVIVYRLCCDNTIEHVILTRAANKRNLERMVIQMGKFNNLKKLALNEGSFLKANKAGVNVTNKDLVQELSMLLMSDESNIGFENGGQKENKATEGQLTDKEVEELTNRSLEAYKANRVVDLPHVKLFETTSGL
- the OSW7 gene encoding Osw7p (Protein involved in outer spore wall assembly; likely involved directly in dityrosine layer assembly; may be involved in response to high salt and changes in carbon source; SWAT-GFP, seamless-GFP and mCherry fusion proteins localize to the endoplasmic reticulum; deletion mutant has decreased spore survival in Drosophila feces; OSW7 has a paralog, SHE10, that arose from the whole genome duplication; paralogs are redundant for spore wall dityrosine assembly) gives rise to the protein MKAVFKVTTALLACVFIARYLVCQQNGLGSFATDLQPICRHTEFSVGSLFDSKLVEGSAVSDYLVGKYSQSIKPLIERYPNSSLKRIMGYFYRFWYNIFSFLRLNELCCSLHSKLGPLLNHLRIAWYYLKPYTDNVKNVLENPFNSSTDWMKYGSFSADGTLTKPIFETDSETEDYEDDENENEDEDEDEDEDDVGIEDENKEYEFDGVQDGHGNSQLVTAAILQDLSKIIIGSNSHAELETYEAESLKMEYEAWIKAIDSKIHSAMALLDSEIQSVFEAEVQNKSIEITRNLDDLNTTVNEQLVFLDSKIKDINCTSKFDPVQNKIKYFDESGQVELEAYITKSSITSILKNYKIHLLDFEKSLFHSLDSFLTEMAKLAESIRLENVEVYEEWGDVMISQWSQRMAYMDVRGLHLEDQYDPAYIEENHSNWLRFMELKKKVISERNRLVKHDLDMTLILEWITKLKADFQNTKNNIQDTFLQRMNTADTLFKNRELKEQLEEEFVRQEH